One genomic segment of Lewinellaceae bacterium includes these proteins:
- a CDS encoding DUF3883 domain-containing protein, which yields MNIELVKSYIEEYKRNFKSVHNQEIYKWHAIKQFQDNFDINSKDFYSNVEISLRKSDNLLASRLYYPKRMLLENIEESTEQVREMFQLLYDEDFDILERVENFRKDFGELSHKVFPEKKNHYQDHRAIIVYLTLMYPERYFFYKFGMFKMFAERIDYAHKPIKGQVENIGLYQNMCELVRYEIEKDQELLNLHENRLDKNCYRDKDYNVLTQDFIYAVSQHFESINIQKVRTIEILKENEISSNTLETKIENVNFTPSIVNHLQNNVENKRIGDLGEIWIYKHEKEFLESQGKKELAEKVEHVAKKKGDGLGFDILSFDLDGNPKYIEVKTTKGNQNSTFFVTRNELEKSTIEKDRYFLYRVYEYDEETEKGKILKIKGELTNICDTPMNYKVTLK from the coding sequence ATGAATATTGAATTAGTAAAATCATATATCGAGGAATATAAAAGAAACTTTAAAAGTGTTCATAACCAGGAGATTTACAAATGGCATGCTATTAAACAATTTCAAGATAATTTTGACATTAATTCAAAAGACTTCTATTCAAACGTTGAAATATCTCTTAGGAAATCCGATAATTTACTGGCCTCAAGATTGTATTATCCCAAGAGAATGCTTCTTGAAAATATTGAAGAATCAACAGAACAAGTTAGAGAAATGTTTCAATTGCTTTATGACGAGGATTTTGATATACTTGAACGAGTGGAAAATTTTCGGAAAGACTTTGGAGAACTAAGTCATAAAGTATTTCCTGAGAAAAAGAACCATTACCAAGACCATAGGGCAATAATTGTTTACTTGACTCTAATGTATCCCGAGAGATATTTCTTCTACAAGTTTGGAATGTTTAAAATGTTTGCAGAGAGAATTGATTATGCACATAAACCAATTAAAGGACAAGTTGAGAATATCGGATTATACCAAAACATGTGTGAACTTGTTCGGTATGAGATTGAAAAAGACCAAGAATTATTAAATCTCCATGAAAACAGACTTGACAAAAACTGTTATCGAGATAAGGATTATAATGTATTAACACAAGACTTTATTTATGCTGTTTCCCAACATTTTGAGAGTATAAATATTCAAAAAGTAAGGACAATTGAGATTTTGAAAGAAAATGAGATTTCATCAAACACTTTAGAAACTAAGATTGAGAACGTAAATTTCACTCCGAGTATTGTTAACCATCTTCAAAACAATGTTGAGAATAAGAGGATTGGTGATTTAGGAGAGATATGGATTTATAAACATGAAAAAGAGTTTTTAGAATCTCAAGGAAAAAAGGAACTTGCCGAAAAAGTTGAGCATGTAGCCAAAAAAAAAGGTGATGGATTAGGATTTGATATTCTGTCATTTGACTTAGACGGAAATCCAAAATACATTGAAGTAAAAACAACTAAAGGCAATCAAAACTCAACCTTCTTTGTAACAAGAAACGAATTAGAAAAAAGTACTATTGAAAAAGATAGGTATTTCTTATATAGAGTATATGAATATGATGAAGAAACAGAAAAAGGAAAGATTTTGAAAATTAAAGGAGAATTGACAAATATTTGTGATACTCCTATGAATTATAAAGTAACATTGAAATAA
- a CDS encoding outer membrane beta-barrel protein, with amino-acid sequence MRVKNIVIIIIILLASYHSIYSQVQGKRQNRQELFSLNFSTSVGLMRPTSTITNLDYEGVVLPDISLMNEFGFELEYNLNDNFSMYSGYLLQRRSYKEVLKSGSGGKLFAYSYTFPFFVRYNFTGSKLSPYISSGIYYNLEKDNGDYFSFGDLNGIYFRNTKVLRYNHISIGFEIGKRFVLWKQNFSASLHYNYSWQESYSSEYVDAQIKDTSKQQFGYGSSNGSVIGLRIKYHFGFLNRIGLNRKQPTPLQTTLYKNFVNVDLFGASLFYALSYERFLYRKNWVHLSLKTGVSYIPEHEEKGVVYVNPKFRNSTKLMGLFVPNSVNLYIGRSKSFVHLGQAYIATYSPYYFPQFHNNKKYGWSNYYVSIIGYRFEHKKWAINAQMNFQFSSPVPFGGLSVARGF; translated from the coding sequence ATGAGAGTCAAAAATATCGTAATAATTATAATTATTCTTTTAGCAAGTTATCATTCAATTTATTCACAAGTCCAGGGAAAGAGGCAAAACAGACAAGAGTTGTTTTCATTAAATTTTTCAACAAGTGTTGGTTTGATGAGGCCTACTTCAACAATTACAAATTTGGACTATGAAGGAGTGGTTTTGCCAGATATTAGTCTGATGAATGAATTTGGATTTGAGCTTGAATATAACTTAAATGATAACTTCTCGATGTATTCTGGATATTTGTTGCAACGAAGGTCGTATAAAGAAGTACTAAAAAGTGGATCAGGTGGCAAATTATTTGCATATAGTTATACATTTCCCTTCTTTGTCAGGTATAATTTCACCGGTTCAAAATTATCACCCTATATTTCTTCTGGTATTTATTACAATTTGGAAAAAGATAACGGTGATTATTTTTCATTTGGTGATTTAAATGGGATATATTTTAGAAATACCAAAGTGTTGCGATATAATCACATTTCAATTGGTTTTGAAATTGGTAAGAGATTTGTTTTATGGAAGCAAAATTTTAGTGCTTCGTTACATTACAATTACTCTTGGCAAGAGAGCTACTCCAGCGAATATGTTGATGCCCAAATAAAAGACACTTCAAAGCAACAATTTGGATATGGTAGTTCTAATGGTTCAGTAATTGGATTAAGAATAAAATACCACTTTGGTTTTCTTAACAGAATAGGGTTAAATCGAAAACAACCAACTCCATTACAAACTACATTGTATAAGAATTTCGTTAATGTTGATTTGTTTGGCGCTTCACTTTTTTATGCATTGTCCTATGAGCGATTCCTCTACCGAAAAAATTGGGTGCACCTAAGTCTAAAAACAGGGGTATCGTATATACCAGAGCATGAAGAAAAGGGAGTAGTATATGTAAATCCAAAATTTAGAAATTCGACAAAGTTGATGGGTTTATTTGTTCCTAATTCAGTAAACCTTTATATAGGTAGGTCAAAATCATTTGTTCATCTAGGTCAAGCATACATAGCAACCTATTCTCCATATTATTTCCCTCAATTTCACAATAATAAGAAATACGGTTGGTCAAATTATTATGTGAGTATTATTG